A region of Peromyscus maniculatus bairdii isolate BWxNUB_F1_BW_parent chromosome 7, HU_Pman_BW_mat_3.1, whole genome shotgun sequence DNA encodes the following proteins:
- the Paqr9 gene encoding membrane progestin receptor epsilon: MPRRLQQRGAGAKGPPAPTSRRSPPASAPRSPPASAAKPLLRWDEVPDDFVECFILSGYRRLPCTAQECLASVLKPTNETLNFWTHFIPLLLFLSKFCRLFFLGGSDVPFHHPWLLPLWCYASGVLLTFAMSCTAHVFSCLSLRLRAAFFYLDYASISYYGFGSTVAYYYYLLPSLSLLDARVMTPYVQQRLGWHVDCTRLIAVYRALVLPVAFVLAVACTVACCKSRTDWCSYPFALRTFVFVMPLSMACPIMLESWLFDLRGENPTLFVHFYRRYFWLVVAAFFNVSKIPERIQPGLFDIIGHSHQLFHIFTFLSIYDQVYYVEEGLRQFLQASPAAPTFSGTVGYMLLLVVCLGLVIRKFLNNSEFCSKK; the protein is encoded by the coding sequence ATGCCGCGGCGCCTGCAGCAGCGGGGCGCGGGCGCCAAGGGGCCGCCGGCCCCGACCTCCCGGCGCTCGCCCCCCGCCTCCGCGCCCCGGAGCCCGCCGGCCAGCGCCGCCAAGCCGCTGCTGCGCTGGGACGAGGTGCCCGACGACTTCGTGGAGTGCTTCATCCTGTCCGGCTACCGGCGGCTGCCGTGCACCGCGCAGGAGTGCCTGGCCTCGGTGCTGAAGCCCACCAACGAGACGCTCAACTTCTGGACGCACTTCATCCCGCTGCTGCTGTTCCTCAGCAAGTTCTGCCGCCTGTTCTTCCTGGGCGGCAGCGACGTGCCCTTCCACCACCCCTGGCTGCTGCCGCTGTGGTGCTATGCGTCGGGAGTGCTGCTGACCTTCGCCATGAGCTGCACGGCGCACGTGTTCAGCTGCCTGTCGCTGCGCCTGCGCGCCGCCTTCTTCTACCTGGACTACGCTTCCATCAGCTACTATGGCTTTGGCAGCACCGTGGCCTACTACTACTacctgctgcccagcctgagcCTGCTGGACGCCAGGGTCATGACGCCGTACGTGCAGCAGCGCCTGGGCTGGCACGTGGACTGCACCCGCCTCATCGCGGTCTACCGCGCGCTCGTGCTGCCCGTGGCCTTCGTGCTGGCCGTGGCCTGCACCGTGGCCTGCTGCAAGAGCCGCACTGACTGGTGCTCCTACCCGTTCGCCCTGCGCACCTTCGTCTTCGTCATGCCGCTCAGCATGGCCTGCCCCATtatgctggagagctggctcttcGACCTGCGCGGCGAGAACCCCACGCTCTTCGTGCACTTCTACCGCCGCTACTTCTGGCTGGTGGTGGCGGCCTTCTTCAACGTGAGCAAGATCCCCGAGCGCATCCAGCCGGGGCTCTTCGACATCATCGGCCACAGCCACCAGCTCTTCCACATCTTCACCTTCCTCAGCATCTACGACCAGGTGTACTACGTGGAAGAGGGCCTGCGCCAGTTCCTGCAGGCGTCCCCGGCAGCGCCCACCTTCTCCGGCACCGTCGGCTacatgctgctgctggtggtttgCCTGGGCCTGGTCATCCGGAAGTTCCTGAACAACTCCGAATTCTGCAGTAAAAAGTGA